Proteins encoded within one genomic window of Microbacterium sp. LKL04:
- a CDS encoding anthranilate synthase component II, translated as MTTGIRVLVVDNHDSFVHTLIGYLVELGARVDMVEADAAGAVARVDAADGVLISPGPGTPEDAGASIGIVRHCADTRTPLLGVCLGHQAIAVAFGGVVSHASDLMHGRTSRVTHDGSGVLAGMPQPFTATRYHSLAVREDSLPAEISVTARTESGTVMGLAHRSLPIEGVQFHPESVLTEAGYLLLGTWLEGIGVAGAAQRGARLSPHRTVG; from the coding sequence GTGACCACCGGCATCCGGGTTCTCGTCGTCGACAATCACGACAGCTTCGTCCACACCCTCATCGGCTACCTCGTGGAGCTGGGGGCTCGGGTGGACATGGTCGAGGCGGATGCCGCCGGTGCCGTCGCGCGCGTGGACGCGGCCGACGGCGTCCTGATCTCCCCGGGTCCCGGGACGCCCGAGGACGCGGGGGCGTCGATCGGGATCGTGCGACACTGCGCGGACACGCGGACGCCGCTTCTCGGCGTGTGTCTCGGGCACCAGGCCATCGCGGTCGCTTTCGGCGGCGTGGTGTCGCACGCCTCCGACCTCATGCATGGACGCACCTCCCGCGTGACGCACGACGGGTCCGGTGTGCTCGCAGGGATGCCGCAGCCGTTCACTGCGACCCGGTACCACTCGCTCGCCGTCCGCGAGGACTCCCTCCCCGCCGAGATCAGCGTGACGGCGCGAACCGAATCGGGCACCGTGATGGGCCTGGCCCACCGTTCGCTGCCGATCGAGGGCGTGCAATTCCACCCCGAGAGCGTGCTGACCGAGGCCGGCTATCTCCTGCTCGGGACATGGCTCGAAGGCATCGGGGTCGCAGGGGCGGCCCAGCGGGGCGCCCGGCTGTCGCCGCATCGCACCGTCGGCTGA
- the pknB gene encoding Stk1 family PASTA domain-containing Ser/Thr kinase, which produces MASVYRGQDLTLGRPVAIKILEPDLAADGAFRTRFRLEAQSASRMSHPAIVRVYDAGEETRTDAAGRPHPEPYIVMELVTGHLLKDIISEGPVPLEDALRYTDGILEALEYSHRAGVVHRDIKPGNVMVTDAGQVKVMDFGIARAVSDSSSTVAETTAIIGTASYFSPEMAKGDPVDARADIYSAGIVLYELLTGQPPFRGENPIAVAYQHVSEAPIPPSEVVETVPRSLDALVLRALAKDPFQRPQTAVAFRDALAAATGRKVPSKRRVESLSNELYGPDPKQAAETARSLRQLTSDDTMRRTQAGPPAAWVWAGIAMLAVLLVSVFIWVNSIRPDEGTVTPNALVVPDVVTMTWDRADQVMGAAKLEAQQVQETSADVPEGAVIRTDPLAGTTVAPGDQVTVYVSKGIEKAALPTLANLTVREVTTSLEQAGLTLGSITRRNDPQLAADVVISGSVNGASVAPGDEIPKGTAVDLVVATGTVTVEDFALNYTVDKAVEILKSEQYGLNPIVQEDPSCPATDPRMVKVQSAIGEVPVGSEITLTTCSG; this is translated from the coding sequence ATGGCTTCGGTGTACCGCGGGCAGGATCTGACGCTCGGGCGACCCGTCGCGATCAAGATCCTCGAGCCCGACCTCGCTGCCGACGGCGCGTTCCGCACCCGGTTCCGCCTCGAGGCGCAGTCGGCGTCGCGCATGTCGCACCCCGCGATCGTCCGCGTCTACGACGCCGGTGAGGAGACCCGGACGGATGCCGCGGGCCGCCCGCACCCCGAGCCGTACATCGTCATGGAGCTCGTCACCGGCCACCTGCTGAAGGACATCATCAGCGAGGGACCGGTGCCCCTCGAGGACGCACTCCGGTACACCGACGGCATCCTCGAGGCGCTCGAGTACTCCCACCGCGCCGGTGTCGTCCACCGGGACATCAAGCCGGGCAACGTCATGGTGACCGATGCCGGTCAGGTGAAGGTCATGGACTTCGGCATCGCACGCGCGGTGTCGGATTCCTCCTCGACCGTGGCCGAGACGACGGCCATCATCGGCACCGCGTCGTACTTCTCGCCCGAGATGGCCAAGGGCGACCCGGTCGACGCACGCGCCGACATCTATTCGGCCGGCATCGTCCTGTACGAGCTCCTCACGGGCCAGCCGCCCTTCCGCGGCGAGAACCCGATCGCCGTCGCGTACCAGCACGTCTCGGAAGCCCCGATCCCGCCGTCCGAGGTCGTCGAGACCGTCCCGCGCTCCCTGGACGCCCTCGTCCTCCGCGCGCTGGCCAAGGATCCGTTCCAGCGTCCCCAGACGGCGGTCGCGTTCCGCGACGCCCTCGCCGCCGCGACGGGTCGCAAGGTGCCCAGCAAGCGCCGGGTCGAATCGCTCAGCAACGAGCTCTACGGTCCCGACCCGAAGCAGGCCGCCGAGACCGCACGGTCGCTCCGGCAGCTCACGAGCGACGACACCATGCGTCGGACCCAGGCCGGTCCTCCCGCCGCGTGGGTCTGGGCCGGCATCGCGATGCTGGCCGTCCTCCTCGTGTCGGTCTTCATCTGGGTCAACAGCATCCGACCCGATGAGGGGACGGTCACCCCCAACGCCCTCGTCGTGCCCGACGTCGTGACCATGACGTGGGACCGCGCCGATCAGGTGATGGGCGCGGCCAAGCTCGAGGCCCAGCAGGTCCAGGAGACGAGCGCCGATGTTCCCGAGGGAGCCGTGATCAGGACGGATCCCCTCGCGGGGACGACGGTCGCACCCGGCGACCAGGTGACGGTCTACGTCTCGAAGGGCATTGAGAAAGCCGCCCTTCCGACCCTCGCGAACCTCACGGTGCGCGAAGTCACGACCTCTCTCGAACAGGCCGGGCTGACCCTCGGCTCCATCACCCGACGGAACGACCCCCAGCTCGCCGCCGACGTCGTCATCAGCGGGTCGGTCAACGGCGCGTCGGTGGCCCCCGGAGACGAGATCCCGAAGGGCACCGCCGTGGATCTCGTCGTCGCGACGGGAACCGTCACGGTCGAGGACTTCGCCCTCAACTACACCGTCGACAAGGCGGTGGAGATCCTGAAGTCGGAGCAGTACGGCCTCAACCCGATCGTGCAGGAAGACCCCTCCTGCCCCGCGACCGATCCCCGCATGGTGAAGGTCCAGTCCGCGATCGGTGAAGTCCCCGTCGGATCCGAGATCACCCTCACGACCTGCAGCGGCTGA
- a CDS encoding protein kinase domain-containing protein yields MRPTQGVSFGGRYELDSRIAIGGMGEVWEATDHVIGRTVAIKILKDEYMGDPGFLERFRAEARHAALVNHEGIASVFDYGEENGSAFLVMELVPGEALSTILEREGALSTDKTLDIVAQTASALQAAHAAGLVHRDIKPGNLLITPDGRVKITDFGIARIADQVPLTATGQVMGTVQYLSPEQASGHAASPATDIYSLGIVAYELLAGRRPFTGESQVAIAMAQINDTPPPLPDTVSEPVQRFVMSMIAKKPDERPASTSAVARAAGALRRGDVAGAAAIVPAIAGAASTDAFTQLLTSNTGSDATTRLLPSAGAAAAGAGVGTGTAALATEQAASEQKPKKKRSPWTWPLVALIALLAVVLIGTLIALFGPKDDTADPGPSSPPPSSPSPPASSPPPSSPPPPTTAAPNPASLGLEGKSCDEATRILNDNGFNNVQCEDGDPAPTDGQVGQVYRVNPTGNVNTADQITLLRYTDAAQMETPAAPSIQGGNADGTVTAGSTVRIMWDSYTCPAGAPQATSYTMTVSGGVFNTNGESTASFAIGDRPQEVVVDDNGSQALSVTYTVTCNGDNTERVSGDSSEAAASIVPAPEETPPPADGGSDEGQG; encoded by the coding sequence ATGAGACCGACGCAAGGTGTGAGCTTCGGCGGACGGTACGAACTGGACTCCCGGATCGCCATCGGCGGCATGGGCGAGGTCTGGGAAGCCACCGACCACGTCATCGGGCGTACCGTCGCGATTAAGATCCTCAAAGACGAGTACATGGGCGACCCCGGCTTCCTCGAGCGCTTCCGCGCCGAAGCTCGGCACGCCGCTCTCGTCAACCACGAGGGCATCGCCAGCGTCTTCGACTACGGCGAGGAGAACGGCTCCGCCTTCCTCGTGATGGAGCTCGTCCCGGGCGAGGCTCTGTCGACGATCCTCGAGCGTGAAGGCGCCCTGTCGACCGACAAGACGCTCGACATCGTCGCTCAGACCGCCTCGGCTCTCCAGGCGGCGCACGCCGCAGGCCTGGTCCACCGAGACATCAAGCCCGGCAACTTGCTGATCACCCCCGACGGCCGCGTCAAGATCACCGACTTCGGCATCGCCCGTATCGCCGACCAGGTGCCGCTGACGGCGACCGGTCAGGTCATGGGTACGGTTCAGTACCTCTCGCCCGAGCAGGCGTCAGGGCACGCGGCATCCCCCGCGACCGACATCTACTCCCTCGGCATCGTCGCGTACGAGCTGCTGGCGGGACGCCGTCCGTTCACGGGCGAGTCGCAGGTCGCGATCGCGATGGCGCAGATCAACGACACCCCGCCGCCGCTCCCCGACACCGTGTCGGAGCCCGTGCAGCGCTTCGTGATGAGCATGATCGCGAAGAAGCCCGACGAGCGTCCCGCGTCGACCTCCGCCGTCGCGCGCGCCGCGGGAGCCCTGCGCCGCGGTGACGTCGCGGGTGCTGCGGCGATCGTCCCGGCCATCGCGGGTGCCGCCTCGACGGACGCCTTCACCCAGCTGCTGACCTCCAACACGGGTTCGGATGCCACGACCCGCCTGCTGCCGTCTGCGGGTGCCGCCGCGGCCGGAGCGGGCGTCGGAACCGGCACGGCTGCACTCGCGACGGAGCAGGCCGCGTCGGAGCAGAAGCCCAAGAAGAAGCGCAGTCCCTGGACGTGGCCTCTCGTGGCCCTCATCGCCCTGCTCGCGGTCGTGCTCATCGGCACGCTCATCGCGCTCTTCGGGCCGAAGGACGACACAGCGGATCCCGGGCCGTCCAGCCCGCCGCCGAGCTCGCCCTCCCCGCCGGCATCGTCGCCTCCTCCCTCGTCGCCGCCGCCCCCCACGACCGCGGCGCCCAACCCCGCCTCGCTCGGACTCGAGGGCAAGTCGTGCGACGAGGCGACGCGCATCCTGAACGACAACGGATTCAACAACGTCCAGTGCGAAGACGGCGACCCCGCCCCCACCGACGGCCAGGTCGGTCAGGTGTACCGCGTGAACCCGACGGGCAACGTCAACACCGCGGACCAGATCACGCTGCTGCGCTACACCGACGCGGCGCAGATGGAGACGCCCGCGGCGCCGAGCATTCAGGGCGGCAACGCAGACGGCACGGTCACCGCCGGTTCCACGGTCCGCATCATGTGGGACAGCTACACCTGCCCCGCCGGTGCCCCGCAGGCGACGAGCTACACGATGACGGTCTCGGGCGGAGTGTTCAACACGAACGGCGAATCGACGGCGAGCTTCGCGATCGGGGATCGGCCGCAGGAGGTCGTCGTCGACGACAACGGCAGCCAGGCCCTGTCTGTCACGTACACGGTGACCTGCAACGGCGACAACACCGAGCGCGTCTCGGGAGACTCGTCGGAGGCCGCGGCATCCATCGTCCCGGCGCCGGAAGAGACCCCGCCGCCGGCCGACGGTGGGTCCGACGAGGGCCAGGGCTGA
- a CDS encoding peptidoglycan D,D-transpeptidase FtsI family protein: protein MTKQLRRLSVVVLLMFLSLFAATSVIQVALAGQLNENPNNRRTLYDSYEVQRGTIFAGGTAIASSNPSDDVYSWIRTYPDAEMWAPVTGFINPVLRSSTGLEYAMNAALAGTGSRQFLTRFDQIVSGQPPRGSNVLLSLDPKIQKVAYDALDGLEGAVVAMEPDTGRILAMATSPSFDTNLLASHNSSAVNAADQKLEADPLRPLTNRVTRETEPPGSTFKLVVASAALSSGKYTPDSEFDNPATFTLPGTSNILHNFDRGTCGPGEKTTLATALRLSCNIPMAELALELGTDAIREEAQKFGFNSAFEIPLNVAASSYPEGFDAPQTALSGIGQTDVRATPLQMAMVAAGIANDGVVMNPRMVDRVVAPDLTVQDEPANTEFGRAVSPEVAKTMTELMTANVQNGAASGARIDGVDVAGKTGTAEHNPGDPYTLWFTGFAPAEDPKVVVTVMVENGGGLGQNGTSNGIAAPIAKKVIEAVLSE from the coding sequence ATGACCAAGCAACTACGCCGACTGAGCGTCGTCGTGCTCCTCATGTTCCTCAGCCTCTTCGCGGCGACGAGCGTCATCCAGGTCGCTCTCGCCGGGCAGCTGAACGAGAACCCCAACAACCGCCGCACCCTGTACGACTCGTACGAGGTGCAGCGCGGGACGATCTTCGCCGGCGGTACCGCGATCGCCTCGTCGAACCCGAGCGACGACGTCTACAGCTGGATCCGCACGTACCCGGATGCCGAGATGTGGGCGCCCGTGACCGGGTTCATCAACCCCGTCCTCCGTTCCTCGACCGGTCTCGAGTACGCGATGAACGCGGCCCTCGCCGGAACGGGCAGCCGCCAGTTCCTCACCCGCTTCGACCAGATCGTGAGCGGACAGCCGCCGCGCGGGTCGAACGTGCTCCTCTCGCTCGACCCGAAGATCCAGAAGGTCGCCTACGACGCGCTCGACGGCCTCGAGGGAGCCGTCGTCGCGATGGAACCCGACACCGGCCGCATCCTGGCCATGGCCACGAGCCCCAGCTTCGACACGAACCTGCTCGCGTCGCACAACAGCTCCGCCGTCAACGCGGCCGACCAGAAGCTCGAGGCCGACCCGCTGCGACCGCTGACGAACCGCGTGACCCGCGAGACCGAGCCTCCCGGATCGACGTTCAAGCTCGTCGTCGCGTCGGCGGCGCTGTCGTCGGGCAAGTACACGCCCGATTCGGAGTTCGACAACCCGGCGACCTTCACGCTCCCCGGAACGAGCAACATCCTGCACAACTTCGACCGCGGCACCTGCGGCCCCGGCGAGAAGACGACCCTGGCGACGGCGCTGCGGCTGAGCTGCAACATCCCGATGGCCGAGCTCGCGCTCGAGCTCGGCACCGACGCGATCCGCGAAGAAGCACAGAAGTTCGGCTTCAACTCGGCCTTCGAGATCCCGCTCAACGTCGCCGCCTCCAGTTACCCCGAGGGCTTCGACGCGCCGCAGACGGCGCTGAGCGGCATCGGCCAGACCGACGTCCGCGCGACCCCGCTGCAGATGGCGATGGTCGCGGCCGGCATCGCCAACGACGGCGTCGTCATGAACCCTCGCATGGTGGACCGCGTCGTCGCCCCCGACCTGACGGTGCAGGACGAACCGGCGAACACCGAGTTCGGTCGCGCCGTGAGCCCGGAAGTGGCGAAGACCATGACCGAGCTGATGACCGCCAATGTCCAAAACGGCGCGGCGTCGGGTGCGAGAATAGACGGCGTCGACGTCGCCGGGAAGACCGGAACGGCGGAGCACAATCCGGGGGACCCGTACACGCTGTGGTTCACCGGGTTCGCGCCCGCTGAAGACCCGAAGGTGGTCGTCACGGTGATGGTGGAGAACGGTGGTGGGCTCGGCCAGAACGGCACGAGCAACGGGATCGCGGCCCCGATCGCGAAGAAAGTGATTGAGGCGGTGCTGAGCGAATGA
- a CDS encoding FtsW/RodA/SpoVE family cell cycle protein has translation MTASVETDTTVIKALRKLRMPATQRNRELGLLVFAVVVTTVAVMLVQLGTRGEIDPTFLSYCGGLAGLALALHIVTRIWARDADPFVLPIATLLTGLGVAMIYRLDIAEGRLGWGSLGFRQLVWAAIAIAGAILIVVFLRNYRVLFRYTYVFGLTGILLLLLPFVPGLGIKAGADVWVSIGGVFSFQPGELAKICLAVFFAGYLVRTREALSSVGTKFLGITWPKARQLGPLLIVWGVSLGIIVLQRDLGTGILIFGMFIAMLYVATGKASWAILGVLMAAAGALVASRVLPYVGLRFSNWLDAFNPDYINGSSFQLVSGIFGLAHGGLIGTGWGLGRPDLTPLAHNDYILPSLGEELGLVGVFAILALYMVFVSRGIRIGIAGQDDFGKLLATGLSFTLALQVFIMVGGVTRVIPLTGLTMPFLAAGGSSLIANFLIIAILLRISDAVRSRPRVVIG, from the coding sequence ATGACAGCCTCGGTAGAGACCGACACGACGGTCATCAAGGCACTGCGCAAACTGCGGATGCCGGCGACGCAGCGCAACCGCGAGCTCGGACTCCTCGTGTTCGCGGTCGTCGTGACGACGGTCGCGGTCATGCTCGTCCAGCTGGGCACCCGCGGCGAGATCGACCCGACGTTCCTCTCGTACTGCGGCGGGCTCGCCGGTCTGGCGCTCGCTCTCCACATCGTGACCCGCATCTGGGCACGGGACGCGGATCCGTTCGTCCTGCCCATCGCGACCCTGCTGACCGGTCTCGGCGTCGCGATGATCTACCGGCTCGACATCGCCGAGGGGCGTCTCGGCTGGGGTTCGCTGGGCTTCCGCCAGCTGGTGTGGGCTGCCATCGCGATCGCGGGGGCGATCCTCATCGTGGTCTTCCTCCGCAACTACCGCGTCCTCTTCCGCTACACGTACGTGTTCGGGCTGACGGGCATCCTGCTGCTCCTCCTGCCGTTCGTGCCGGGTCTCGGCATCAAGGCCGGCGCAGATGTCTGGGTGTCCATCGGCGGCGTCTTCTCGTTCCAGCCCGGTGAGCTCGCGAAGATCTGCCTCGCGGTCTTCTTCGCGGGATATCTCGTCCGCACCCGCGAAGCGCTCAGCTCGGTCGGCACGAAGTTCCTCGGCATCACGTGGCCGAAGGCCCGTCAGCTCGGCCCGCTGCTGATCGTCTGGGGTGTCTCGCTCGGGATCATCGTCCTGCAGCGCGACCTGGGTACCGGCATCCTCATCTTCGGCATGTTCATCGCGATGCTCTACGTCGCGACGGGCAAGGCCAGCTGGGCGATCCTCGGAGTCCTGATGGCCGCCGCCGGCGCTCTCGTCGCCTCGCGAGTCCTGCCCTACGTCGGACTGCGCTTCTCGAACTGGCTCGACGCGTTCAACCCGGACTACATCAACGGCAGCAGCTTCCAGCTCGTGTCCGGGATCTTCGGTCTCGCCCACGGCGGGCTGATCGGCACCGGCTGGGGTCTGGGGCGCCCCGACCTGACGCCGCTGGCGCACAACGACTACATCCTGCCGAGCCTCGGCGAAGAGCTGGGTCTGGTCGGTGTGTTCGCGATCCTCGCGCTCTACATGGTGTTCGTCAGCCGCGGCATCCGCATCGGCATCGCCGGTCAGGACGATTTCGGCAAGCTCCTCGCGACGGGCCTGTCGTTCACTCTGGCCCTGCAGGTGTTCATCATGGTCGGCGGCGTGACCCGCGTCATCCCGCTCACCGGTCTCACGATGCCGTTCCTCGCGGCGGGCGGATCGTCGCTCATCGCGAACTTCCTCATCATCGCGATCCTGCTTCGCATCTCCGACGCGGTTCGCTCCAGGCCCCGGGTGGTGATCGGATGA
- a CDS encoding PP2C family protein-serine/threonine phosphatase, whose amino-acid sequence MVFEGSSAAISHTGKVRSNNQDSGFSGSNLFVVADGMGGHAGGDIASSIAVHHLEGLDHGFPTPAEAERELREAIVDAAHVLVDTVAERPELAGMGTTVSAVLMVDDYAVIAHIGDSRVYLFRDGAFTQITTDHTFVQRLVDSGRITPEEARYHPRRSVLMRVLGDMGTDPEVDAFIMQTQPGDRWLICSDGLCGVVDDAQTAKVLRQDLAPGRTADMLLKLALDAGAPDNVTIVLVDVGGRHPMYSGTATVVGSAATPKGIEIPVARPARTGWFQTGRQAANEPSHFEPAAEYLEELIEEDRRRGRRRRVWWFVGFIAIVAVIAAGVFAGYAWTQTRYFIGADDDSVVIYRGIQQDIGPISLSTPFEDTDILLADLPAYQRQSVEQTISARSLADAQAIVDNLRQGTP is encoded by the coding sequence ATGGTCTTCGAGGGGTCGAGCGCCGCCATCTCCCATACCGGGAAGGTCCGCTCCAACAACCAGGACTCGGGCTTCTCGGGCTCGAACCTGTTCGTGGTCGCGGACGGCATGGGCGGCCACGCCGGTGGCGACATCGCGTCGAGCATCGCCGTCCACCACCTGGAGGGCCTCGACCACGGGTTCCCGACCCCGGCCGAGGCGGAGCGGGAGCTCCGTGAGGCGATCGTGGATGCCGCGCACGTCCTCGTCGACACCGTCGCCGAACGTCCCGAGCTCGCCGGCATGGGAACGACGGTCAGCGCCGTCCTGATGGTCGACGACTACGCCGTCATCGCCCACATCGGCGACTCGCGCGTCTACCTGTTCCGCGATGGGGCCTTCACCCAGATCACGACGGACCACACCTTCGTCCAGCGGCTCGTCGACTCGGGTCGGATCACACCCGAAGAGGCCCGTTACCACCCGCGCCGTTCCGTCCTCATGCGCGTGCTCGGCGACATGGGCACCGACCCCGAGGTCGACGCGTTCATCATGCAGACCCAGCCGGGCGACCGCTGGCTGATCTGCTCCGACGGTCTGTGCGGCGTCGTGGACGATGCGCAGACGGCGAAGGTGCTGCGCCAGGATCTCGCTCCCGGCCGCACCGCTGACATGCTCCTGAAGCTGGCGCTGGATGCCGGGGCCCCCGACAACGTCACGATCGTCCTCGTCGACGTGGGGGGCCGGCATCCGATGTACAGCGGGACGGCGACCGTTGTCGGCTCCGCGGCCACACCCAAGGGCATCGAGATCCCCGTCGCCCGGCCGGCCCGCACGGGCTGGTTCCAGACCGGACGCCAGGCGGCGAACGAGCCGAGCCACTTCGAACCGGCAGCCGAGTACCTCGAGGAGCTCATCGAGGAAGACCGTCGCCGGGGACGCCGCCGGCGCGTCTGGTGGTTCGTCGGGTTCATCGCGATTGTGGCGGTCATCGCGGCGGGCGTGTTCGCCGGATACGCCTGGACGCAGACCCGCTACTTCATCGGCGCCGACGACGACAGCGTCGTGATCTATCGCGGCATCCAACAGGACATCGGTCCGATCTCACTGTCGACGCCGTTCGAGGACACCGACATCCTCCTCGCCGACCTCCCCGCCTATCAGCGGCAGTCGGTGGAACAGACCATCTCCGCCCGATCGCTCGCCGACGCGCAGGCGATCGTCGACAACCTCCGCCAGGGGACCCCATGA
- a CDS encoding FHA domain-containing protein FhaB/FipA, producing MSELTLLLLQIGFLILLWFFVFAVVYSLRADLFGVKVRKMPEPVAAAPGPVATAPANAETSIVSPIANRPAAPSGPQKATKNTASRIVITSGPKAGLELPLGDEPLTIGRSSESGLVIRDDYTSSHHARLVLWGEQWMVQDLDSTNGTWHDGERVASPVPVIVGAPIKVGATTFELRK from the coding sequence ATGAGCGAACTGACACTCCTGCTGCTGCAGATCGGGTTCCTGATCCTGCTGTGGTTCTTCGTCTTCGCGGTGGTCTACTCGCTCCGCGCCGACCTCTTCGGGGTCAAGGTGCGGAAGATGCCCGAGCCGGTCGCCGCCGCGCCCGGACCCGTGGCGACCGCTCCGGCGAACGCTGAGACCTCGATCGTCTCGCCGATCGCGAACCGGCCGGCCGCCCCGAGCGGTCCGCAGAAGGCCACGAAGAACACGGCCTCGCGCATCGTGATCACCAGCGGACCGAAGGCCGGGCTCGAACTGCCGCTCGGTGACGAACCGCTCACGATCGGTCGCTCCAGCGAATCGGGCCTCGTCATCCGCGACGACTACACCTCGAGCCACCACGCGCGGCTCGTGCTGTGGGGCGAGCAGTGGATGGTGCAGGACCTCGACTCCACGAACGGCACCTGGCACGACGGCGAGCGCGTCGCCTCTCCCGTCCCCGTGATCGTCGGCGCCCCCATCAAGGTCGGCGCCACGACGTTCGAGCTGCGGAAGTAG
- a CDS encoding FhaA domain-containing protein, translating into MGLLDSFEKGIERAVNGAFAKTFRSGVQPVEIASALRAELDAKAAVVSRDRILVPNTLVVRLAPADHERMGALGRALHDELVQLVEGHAKAQQYSFAGPVSLSINADESLTTGTVRVDSHSAGAEDVSWHGVVEIDGQQHRLTASRTVIGRGTDADITISDAGTSRRHVEILWDGRRAMVRDLGSTNGTQLNGMKVGEAALEPDSVVTIGRTRITFRVVAQASRRIPPRPQDPATRMFDIGGQA; encoded by the coding sequence GTGGGACTACTTGACAGCTTCGAGAAGGGAATCGAGCGCGCCGTGAACGGCGCGTTCGCGAAGACCTTCCGCAGCGGTGTGCAGCCTGTAGAGATCGCCTCCGCACTGCGTGCCGAACTCGATGCGAAGGCCGCCGTGGTCTCGCGCGACCGCATCCTCGTTCCGAACACTCTCGTCGTCCGGCTCGCTCCGGCAGACCACGAGCGCATGGGCGCGCTGGGCCGCGCGCTCCACGACGAGCTCGTTCAGCTCGTCGAAGGCCATGCCAAGGCGCAGCAGTACAGCTTCGCCGGTCCGGTCTCGCTCTCGATCAACGCCGACGAGTCCCTCACGACCGGAACCGTCCGGGTCGACTCGCACTCGGCCGGCGCCGAGGACGTGTCGTGGCACGGTGTCGTCGAGATCGACGGCCAGCAGCACCGCCTCACCGCGAGCCGCACCGTCATCGGACGCGGGACGGATGCCGACATCACGATCTCCGACGCCGGAACCAGCCGCCGGCACGTCGAGATCCTGTGGGACGGCCGCCGCGCCATGGTTCGCGACCTCGGTTCGACCAACGGCACACAGCTCAACGGTATGAAGGTCGGGGAGGCGGCCCTCGAGCCGGACTCGGTCGTCACGATCGGGCGCACGCGCATCACGTTCCGCGTCGTCGCGCAGGCATCCCGCCGCATCCCCCCGCGGCCGCAGGATCCGGCGACGCGCATGTTCGACATCGGAGGCCAGGCATGA
- a CDS encoding LacI family DNA-binding transcriptional regulator produces MADVAAHAGVALGTVSNTLNNPEKVREATRRRVLSAIAELGFVRNDAARSLAAGVSTSVGLVLADLGNSFFVDIARGVEAVMRRRGMDVLIVNSDIEPTREVHNLELLDRSRVAGIIIAPLDTDLARSNFLPTRSTPTVLVNFESPSLAYSGVIVDEHHGGRLAADHLLALGRRRLVFTGGPLFLSAVSARLEGAREAVAEVPGASLEIAETRGLNIRHGREVAKRLLSRGAGAFDAVIAASDLLAIGLIQVFGEVEGFSVPGDIAVTGYDNNHFASESAVPISTVAQPGEEMGQAAADLLLERIESPTALNRTVTLEPRLIPRTSSLGAAWRRD; encoded by the coding sequence ATGGCCGACGTGGCTGCGCACGCAGGGGTCGCCCTGGGCACGGTATCGAACACGCTGAACAACCCCGAGAAGGTGCGGGAAGCAACAAGGCGACGAGTCTTGTCGGCAATCGCGGAACTCGGGTTCGTGCGGAACGACGCAGCGCGATCCCTCGCCGCCGGAGTAAGTACTTCCGTGGGCCTCGTACTTGCCGACCTCGGCAACTCGTTCTTCGTCGACATCGCACGAGGCGTCGAAGCGGTGATGCGACGACGCGGCATGGACGTCCTGATCGTCAACTCCGACATCGAGCCCACTCGTGAAGTTCACAACCTCGAGTTGCTCGATCGCTCGAGAGTTGCCGGCATCATCATTGCTCCCCTCGACACGGACCTCGCTCGTTCAAACTTCCTGCCCACTCGTTCAACACCGACCGTTCTCGTCAACTTTGAGTCCCCATCGCTCGCCTACTCGGGTGTCATAGTCGACGAGCATCACGGTGGCCGCTTGGCCGCTGACCATCTCCTCGCCCTCGGTCGGAGGCGGCTGGTCTTCACAGGTGGTCCGCTGTTCCTCTCCGCGGTTTCCGCGCGACTGGAGGGCGCCCGCGAGGCCGTCGCGGAGGTCCCAGGCGCATCGCTCGAGATCGCCGAAACGCGGGGGCTGAATATTCGTCACGGGCGCGAGGTGGCAAAGCGGCTCTTGAGCCGGGGCGCCGGTGCATTCGACGCGGTGATCGCAGCCTCCGACCTCCTCGCGATCGGTCTCATCCAGGTGTTCGGTGAGGTGGAAGGCTTTTCTGTGCCCGGCGACATCGCGGTCACCGGGTATGACAACAACCACTTCGCATCTGAGAGTGCCGTGCCAATCTCGACCGTCGCTCAGCCCGGTGAAGAGATGGGACAGGCTGCTGCGGATCTTTTGCTGGAGCGGATCGAAAGTCCCACAGCACTGAACAGAACAGTGACACTCGAACCACGCCTCATCCCGCGTACGTCTTCGCTGGGTGCTGCTTGGCGTCGGGACTGA